A DNA window from Xiphias gladius isolate SHS-SW01 ecotype Sanya breed wild chromosome 3, ASM1685928v1, whole genome shotgun sequence contains the following coding sequences:
- the col1a1a gene encoding collagen, type I, alpha 1a: MFSFVDLRLALLLSAAVLLVRAQGEDDRTGGSCTLDGQVFADRDVWKPEPCQICVCDSGTVMCDEVICEDTTDCPNPVIPHDECCPICPDDAFQEPQVEGPKGERGPKGDKGPAGPPGNDGIPGQPGLPGPPGPPGPPGLGGNFSPQMSGGYDEKSPSMPVPGPMGPMGPRGPPGPPGAGGPQGFTGPPGEPGESGPAGAMGPRGAAGPPGKNGEDGESGKPGRAGERGPPGPQGARGFPGTPGLPGIKGHRGFSGLDGAKGETGPAGPKGEAGAAGENGTPGAMGPRGLPGERGRTGATGAAGARGNDGAAGAAGPPGPTGPAGPPGFPGGPGAKGEAGAQGARGPEGPAGARGEPGNPGPAGPAGPSGNPGTDGAPGAKGLPGAAGVAGAPGFPGPRGPPGPQGAAGAPGPKGNTGEVGAPGAKGEAGAKGEAGAPGVQGPPGPHGEEGKRGPRGEPGGAGARGVPGERGAPGGRGFPGSDGSAGPKGATGERGAPGVVGPKGATGEPGRTGEPGLPGAKGMTGSPGSPGPDGKLGPSGAPGQDGRPGPPGSVGARGQPGVMGFPGPKGASGEAGKPGERGVMGPTGPAGAPGKDGDVGAQGPSGPAGPSGERGEQGPSGSPGFQGLPGPQGAIGETGKPGEQGVPGEAGAPGPAGARGERGFPGERGASGPIGPTGARGSPGSAGNDGAKGDAGAPGAAGAQGPPGLQGMPGERGSAGLPGLRGDKGDQGTKGADGAPGKDGPRGLTGPIGLPGPAGATGDKGEPGAAGMVGPAGARGPPGERGEAGPPGPAGFAGPPGADGQPGAKGEAGENGAKGDAGSPGPAGPTGAPGPAGPVGNAGPKGARGPAGPPGATGFPGAAGRVGPPGPSGNPGPPGPSGPTGKEGIKGNRGETGPAGRTGEIGAAGPPGPAGEKGSPGAEGAPGSSGLPGPQGIAGQRGIVGLPGQRGERGFPGMPGPSGETGKQGPSGPGGERGPPGPMGPPGLAGAPGESGREGIPGNEGAAGRDGAAGPKGDRGETGAAGAPGAPGPPGAPGPVGPAGKNGDRGETGPAGPAGIAGPAGPRGPAGAVGLRGDKGETGEAGERGMKGHRGFTGMQGPPGPSGPSGEQGPAGAAGPAGPRGPSGSAGSPGKDGMTGLPGPTGPPGPRGRSGEMGPAGPPGPPGPPGAPGAPGGGFDLGFIAQPQEKAPDPFRMFRADDANVLRDRDLEVDSTLKSLSQQIEQIRSPDGTQKNPARTCRDLKMCHPDWKSGEYWIDPDQGCTQDAIKVYCNMETGETCVSPTQHEVSKKNWYTSKNIKEKKHVWFGEAMNDGFQFEYGSEGSLPEDVNIQLTFLRLMSTEASQNVTYHCKNSVAYMDAAAGNLKKALLLQGSNEIEIRAEGNSRFTYSVLEDGCTSHTGTWGKTVIDYKTSKTSRLPIIDIAPMDVGAPDQEFGLEVGPVCFL, from the exons ATGTTCAGCTTTGTGGATTTGCGGCTGGCGCTGCTGCTCAGCGCAGCAGTGCTCCTGGTCAGAGCGCAGGGCGAGGACGACC GCACGGGCGGAAGCTGCACCCTGGACGGCCAGGTGTTTGCGGACCGGGATGTGTGGAAGCCGGAGCCATGCCAGATCTGCGTGTGCGACAGCGGCACGGTGATGTGCGACGAAGTCATCTGCGAGGACACAACAGACTGCCCCAACCCCGTCATCCCCCACGACGAGTGCTGCCCCATCTGCCCCGACGACG ccttCCAGGAGCCTCAGGTTGAG GGACCCAAAGGAGAGCGTGGACCCAAGGGAGACAAA GGTCCTGCTGGTCCCCCTGGTAACGATGGTATCCCCGGCCAGCCTGGACTGCCTGGACCTCCCGGCCCCCCTGGACCCCCCGGCCTTGGTGGA aacttCTCCCCTCAGATGTCTGGTGGTTACGATGAGAAATCTCCTTCCATGCCTGTCCCTGGACCCATG GGACCAATGGGACCCCGTGGACCCCCTGGACCTCCTGGTGCTGGC GGACCTCAGGGATTCACTGGCCCCCCTGGTGAGCCTGGAGAGTCTGGCCCTGCA GGTGCCATGGGTCCCCGTGGCGCCGCAGGCCCTCCTGGAAAGAACGGAGAGGAT ggtgAGTCTGGCAAACCCGGTCGCGCAGGTGAGCGCGGACCTCCCGGTCCACAG ggAGCTCGTGGTTTCCCAGGAACCCCTGGTCTGCCCGGAATCAAGGGACACAGA GGATTCAGTGGTCTGGATGGTGCTAAGGGAGAAACTGGCCCTGCTGGACCCAAG gGAGAGGCTGGAGCTGCTGGTGAGAATGGAACCCCTGGTGCTATG gGACCTCGTGGTTTGCCTGGTGAGAGAGGCCGCACTGGTGCTACTGGAGCTGCT GGAGCTCGTGGTAACGAtggtgctgctggtgctgctggacCTCCC GGTCCCACTGGCCCCGCTGGACCTCCTGGATTCCCTGGTGGCCCTGGAGCCAAG GGTGAAGCCGGAGCTCAGGGTGCTCGTGGACCTGAGGGCCCCGCTGGAGCCCGTGGTGAGCCTGGAAACCCCGGACCTGCTGGCCCTGCCGGACCTTCT ggAAACCCTGGAACTGATGGAGCCCCTGGAGCTAAGGGACTCCCT GGTGCTGCTGGAGTTGCTGGAGCTCCCGGTTTCCCCGGACCCCGTGGACCCCCAGGACCTCAGGGTGCTGCTGGTGCCCCAGGACCAAAGGGTAACACT GGTGAGGTTGGGGCCCCAGGAGCCAAGGGAGAGGCCGGTGCCAAAGGAGAGGCT GGTGCCCCAGGAGTTCAAGGACCCCCAGGACCTCATGGTGAGGAGGGCAAGAGAGGACCCAGAGGAGAGCCCGGTGGTGCAGGAGCCCGTGGAGTTCCTGGAGAGCGA GGTGCCCCTGGTGGTCGTGGTTTCCCTGGTTCTGATGGCTCTGCTGGACCCAAA GGTGCCACTGGTGAGCGTGGTGCCCCTGGTGTTGTTGGACCTAAAGGTGCCACTGGTGAGCCTGGCCGCACCGGTGAGCCTGGTCTGCCTGGAGCTAAG GGTATGACAGGCAGCCCTGGCAGCCCTGGACCTGATGGCAAGCTTGGACCTTCC GGAGCCCCTGGACAAGATGGCCGCCCCGGACCCCCTGGCTCCGTTGGAGCTAGAGGCCAGCCTGGAGTCATGGGATTCCCCGGACCCAAGGGAGCCAGT GGTGAGGCTGGAAAGCCTGGTGAGAGAGGAGTAATGGGACCCACTGGCCCTGCT GGTGCCCCTGGAAAGGACGGTGACGTTGGTGCCCAGGGACCTTCTGGACCTGCT GGTCCTTCTGGTGAGAGAGGAGAACAAGGACCTTCTGGATCTCCTGGATTCCAGGGTCTTCCAGGACCCCAGGGTGCCATTGGTGAGACTGGCAAGCCCGGAGAACAG GGTGTGCCCGGTGAGGCTGGAGCCCCTGGACCTGCTGGAGCTAGA GGTGAAAGAGGATTCCCTGGCGAGCGTGGTGCGTCTGGCCCTATTGGACCAACTGGTGCCCGTGGATCCCCTGGATCTGCTGGAAACGATGGTGCTAAG gGAGATGCTGGTGCCCCTGGTGCTGCCGGAGCTCAGGGTCCTCCTGGACTGCAGGGAATGCCTGGTGAGCGTGGTTCCGCTGGTCTTCCAGGACTGAGGGGAGACAAA GGTGACCAAGGAACTAAGGGAGCTGATGGAGCTCCTGGTAAGGATGGTCCCCGTGGTTTGACTGGACCAATTGGACTTCCCGGACCTGCTGGAGCCACCGGAGACAAGGGAGAGCCTGGTGCCGCTGGAATGGTCGGACCTGCCGGAGCCCGTGGGCCACCT ggTGAGCGTGGAGAGGCCGGACCACCTGGACCTGCTGGATTCGCTGGACCCCCT GGTGCTGATGGACAGCCTGGTGCTAAAGGAGAGGCTGGAGAGAATGGTGCTAAGGGAGATGCTGGTTCCCCTGGCCCTGCTGGACCCACTGGTGCCCCTGGACCCGCG GGTCCCGTTGGAAATGCTGGCCCCAAGGGAGCCCGTGGACCTGCTGGACCTCCT GGTGCTACTGGCTTCCCTGGTGCTGCTGGCAGAGTTGGACCTCCTGGCCCCTCT gGCAACCCTGGACCTCCTGGACCTTCCGGACCAACTGGCAAGGAAGGTATCAAAGGAAACCGTGGTGAGACTGGACCCGCCGGTCGTACTGGTGAGATTGGTGCTGCTGGACCCCCAGGACCTGCTGGAGAGAAGGGTAGCCCTGGTGCTGAAGGTGCCCCC GGTAGTTCTGGTCTGCCTGGACCTCAGGGTATTGCTGGACAGCGTGGTATTGTTGGTCTGcctggacagagaggagagagaggtttCCCTGGCATGCCCGGACCTTCC GGAGAAACTGGAAAGCAGGGACCTTCTGGCCCCGGTGGTGAGCGCGGACCTCCTGGACCCATGGGACCCCCTGGACTGGCTGGAGCCCCTGGAGAGTCTGGACGTGAG ggAATCCCCGGTAACGAAGGAGCAGCCGGTCGCGATGGAGCTGCTGGACCCAAG ggAGACCGTGGAGAGACTGGCGCTGCTGGAGCCCCTGGTGCCCCTGGACCCCCTGGTGCCCCCGGACCTGTTGGACCCGCTGGAAAGAATGGTGACCGTGGAGAGACT GGACCTGCTGGCCCAGCTGGTATTGCTGGCCCTGCTGGACCTCGTGGCCCTGCT GGAGCTGTTGGACTTCGTGGAGACAAGGGAGAGACCGGAGAGGCTGGCGAGAGAGGCATGAAGGGACACAGAGGATTCACTGGCATGCAGGGACCTCCTGGACCTTCT GGACCCTCTGGAGAGCAGGGacctgctggtgctgctggacCCGCCGGTCCTAGA GGCCCCTCTGGATCTGCTGGTTCTCCTGGTAAAGATGGTATGACCGGCCTGCCTGGACCCACTGGACCTCCTGGACCTCGTGGACGCTCTGGAGAAATGGGACCTGCT GGTCCTCCTGGACCTCCTGGTCCTCCTGGAGCACCTGGTGCCCCTGGTGGTGGATTCGACCTCGGCTTCATCGCCCAGCCTCAGGAGAAGGCACCCGATCCCTTCCGCATGTTCCGCGCCGATGATGCTAACGTTCTCCGCGACCGCGATCTGGAAGTGGACAGCACCCTGAAGAGCCTTAGCCAGCAGATTGAGCAGATCCGCAGCCCCGACGGAACCCAAAAGAACCCTGCCAGAACCTGCCGTGACCTCAAGATGTGCCACCCTGACTGGAAGAGCG GTGAGTACTGGATTGACCCTGACCAGGGCTGTACTCAGGACGCCATCAAGGTCTACTGCAACATGGAGACTGGAGAGACCTGTGTATCCCCAACTCAACACGAGGTTTCCAAGAAGAACTGGTACACCAGCAAGAACATCAAGGAGAAGAAGCACGTCTGGTTCGGAGAGGCTATGAACGACGGCTTCCAG TTCGAGTATGGCAGCGAGGGCTCTCTGCCAGAGGATGTCAACATCCAGCTGACCTTCCTGCGTCTCATGTCCACTGAGGCATCCCAGAACGTCACCTACCACTGCAAGAACAGCGTTGCCTACATGGATGCCGCTGCTGGCAACCTCAAGAAGGCCCTGCTCCTCCAGGGCTCCAACGAGATCGAGATCAGAGCCGAGGGCAACAGTCGCTTCACCTACAGTGTCCTGGAGGATGGATGCACG TCACACACCGGTACATGGGGCAAGACAGTCATCGACTACAAGACATCGAAAACATCTCGCCTGCCCATCATTGATATCGCTCCTATGGACGTTGGTGCTCCAGACCAAGAGTTTGGCCTTGAAGTTGGACCCGTCTGTTTCTTGTAA